AGTGTCGCGTAAGCGTGGAACGCGGTGGTTCCACGCTTGGCTTGGGAGTGATAGAGACCGTCTGTATCGTCTTCGTCGCCGTAGTAGGGCCGCAGGTGGAGGTCTGAAACGACCTCCACCTGCTCGGGGAGGACATCGAGAACGTCTTTCTGGAGGAGCGTATTACCAACTTGTTCGAGCGTCTCTAGGTCGAACTCGGTACGGAGGTGGTAGAGAACCGAGTTCTCGTGGGGTGCATCTTCGCTTCTCTCACAGAGCGTTGAGACTGAGGTCCCGTCGGCGCAAGCGCCGACGAGGACCTCGTAGATGTCTTCAGCATCGAGTTCGGCGTTTTCAGCGAGTGTGAGAGCAACTTCCTCGTCAAGAGCATTGACGAGGAAGTTAACGAGTTGGTCCTCGTGGATTGAACCGTCTGCTTGCTGGGTTTTAGACACACCTTCTACAAGCAGACCTTCTAACTAAGCGGCTTTGTGAAGTACTGAAGCTTCCCCATCACCGAAGACACCAGTCTAGATCATAGGACTGACCCTATGGCATCTATGTCATCTGCTGAAGATTTCGAGTCTACGCGACATCATCAATTTCTTCGAGGGCCTCCGTGGCCACGTCCCCTAACTCACCAGCTTCGATGTGGGAGTACCGTTCACGAACCATTTCCTCAGAGTTGTCGAGATACCGGGCTGCCACAGTGTATCCGAATGCCCGGACAAGAACTTCTCCCATCCCACGACGGCCACCGTGCGGAGCAAGATAGTCGTGTTTCGGGTGGTCGATATCAATCTCCGTGGCCTCCGTGAGTCGCTTGAGAATCGAGCGAGCGCCGTCCGTAGTGATTGACGGTGGCCGGATGTCTTCGTCGAGCGCTAGCAGGAGGTCGCGAGCGTATTCCTCACGTCGCTGATCGATCACATCCGGTCGCTCACCCCGGTCAGCTAGCTCCTCCTGCACGAGTCCTGCGAGCGTCCGCTGGTCGAACGTGGGGAACACTGGCCACCGATCCATCGGCGAGTTCATCAATTTTCGATAGCTCCGCAACGGGGAGATGACAGGATCAGGCAGACTGGCGGCGTCCCATTGCTGCTTCTTCCGATAGACGTCCATGCTTCCGTCCTCGAGAGAGATATCCTCCCAGCGAACCCCACGGCGTCGTGGGTCGTCGGGGTCACGAAGAAGTTCACCCACACGGACAGCCGTGTACGCGAGGACGAACACCAGCGCCCGGTCGCGGGCCACCTTCAGCGCCGCGTAGCGGGCCCGCTGTCTGTCGAGTGGGTCGACATCCTCGGGGAGGCTGGTATACGTCTCGATGGCCGCACGCGCTTGCTCGTCGACGTGACGGGTGAGTGCGTGGCGTTGCTCGGACGTCCACGCCTGCTGGTCGCCCGGCTTGCGACCGTCGTCATCAGGAAGCGGCGCCGTGGCACTGGCCCGCTGGGCGTAGTGTGCGTCGAGATACCCCTCGTTGACACACCAGCCACACCACGCCGAGATGTACGCGTAGTAGGTCTGGACGGTGTTTTGCTTGAGTCCACGGTCGCCGGCGAGGTGACGGGCGTACTCGCGGAAGACGCGCTCGTCGAGATCACCGAAGGTCGGGTCGCGGTCAGTATCAGGAGGACCGATACCGGTCCATTCCTCGTCGCCGCGGTCGCCACGGGCCCACTCCGCGAACCAGTCCAGTTCGCGAGCGGCGTTGCGGCGATAGTTCCCGCCGTCGCCACCACGACCCTTGCCCTTGTCTTGGAGATACCGTTCGAAGGAGCTCACCAGCGACCGATCGGTGCGTTCTCGTGGTGTCATGGGTCCTCGTTCTCGTACTGGTAGGTCGGACGGACATCCTCAAGGAGCGCTTCGATGATCTCCCAGAGGATCAGCGAGGGGGTCTCGTGGTCGAACGAGATTTCCCAGCGATCCTCTTCATTGACGGCAGAGTACTGGAAATGCGTCCGTCCGAGATCGGGATGGTCTTCGTCCTGGTGCCAGCCAGCGTGAAAATCCGTGTTCGGGTCGGTGTAGTTGATACGGAACCAATCGTGTGGCTCCTGCCGGTACCATTTGATGGTTAGTTCAGGTGAGTCGGGGCCTGTCGGTGGGGCAAGACGAGCCGGATCGAAAACTGCTCGCAACTGCTTGGCCTCGATATCGTCAGGAACGAACTCAACCGTCGTAATCTGTGGTACTCGGTCGAGGACGTCCCGCTTCAGCTGGGCGTAGAAGTTCGCGTTCGGATCACCACCTGGATGCGGGACCGACATCCGTTAGCCGCTGGCCTCGGCGGGCTCTGTCGTCGGCGCGAGAAAGTCCCATTCGCGGATGGCGAAGCCGACGATCTCGATGCGCCGTTTGAGGTGTTCCCACTCACGAGCGATGTCGCGCCGGCGGTCCTCTTCGTCGGCATCGAGCCCTTCCTCGGCGAGCGTTCCGCGAAGCTGATTCGGCGACTCGACATCGAACTCCGCCTCCCAGTCGCGGATTTGTGTCTTCATCTCGGCGAGCCGGTCCGTAAGCTCCTCGACAGTGTGTCCGCTGTCGCGAAGCCGCATCGCCTCCTGCATCGCCTGGCGGCGGTAGTCGGGGTAGTACGTGGTGTGGGTCCCGCTCTCGTCTCGGTGGAGAATCCCGTCGTCGACGAGCCGTTCGAGGACGCGCTTGGTCGGCTCGTGTGACCAGCCCGCTTCCGACGCGATCCAGTTGGCCGTCCGTGGCTCCGATAGCTGCCGGGCGGCCATCCGCACGCGGTCTTCGCCCGTGGTCTGGCGCTCCATCAGCCCCTCGGGGTTCGATTCATCTTCGGTCATACCGTACCATTCACACTGTGTCTTCATATAGATTGATGTCCTTCGTCCTATATTGAATGGCTGTGTTCCGCCAGTCCTTCGACCTAGCTGACTGGAACCTCAGCAAACTCGAAGCCTCGTCTCGGCGGCTCTACCCCGGGGGAAGCGCCGTTCTGAGCCGGTTACAGTATTCGTGCTTACCCGACAGCGGCGGGGTACTTCAAAATGGTCGTGATTACTATTTTAATCACGAGCAATTGGGAATTTGCCTGAAGTGCCGATTTCCGGGTATACAAGCCCTGATAGTCCAAATAACCCATCTATAAATTGTATGCTGCTATACTAAAACTGAGTCAGGGGAAGTTGAGACTACACCGGGTTTAGCGGGGCTGTGATGTGTGAATTTGTCCGATTCAGTCAACGAAAACCACCTCAAATCACTCCCCAAGCGGCCATTCCTGTCATACTTCCAATTGTATGGGCGAATTTTCGAGACTCCCAACAGTGTAGCCACTCAGACGGCGCGCTGACCTGGACTGAGTGCCTCTCTACCCAATTCCGGTCTCCTTCTTCAGCAGCGTCAATGTGTTATCTGCCGTCACCATCGGCGAGTGCCCGTACTCACTAGTCAACGCAACCTGGACGAGCAAGTCGACGGCTCGCCAGATAGAGTACAGCAGACACGCGAACGCGAAGTAGAAGAATCGCAGCCCGAAATCCTTCGACGTGGTGGCAGCCATGAACGGCTGTGTTGAATCGCTGTAAGGCGTAGAGATTCACTGTTTGACGAAGCGCTTGATGTTGTAGACCATACACATCAGAGCGATCTCGCGGAACTCACGGAACCAGGACCGCGCTCGCACGGCGAAGCCGAGCGAGCGCTTCACAGCCGAGTTCACGGTTTCGGTCATAGAGCGCTGATTGTAGCGATTATCGTCGATTCTGGCGTTGTGTGCGTGGTCGTACGGCGCGAAGATGCGGTGCTTGATCAGCGGTCTGATCCCAAGATCGCGTAATCCTTCGCGGAGCGATTTCTTGTCGTAGCCCTTATCGGCCGCAAGAGACCGCAGATCGCCCGCGTTCCGGCGGGCGATCTGCTCAGCGAGATCTGCGTCACTTCCTTCTCGGTTCGTCGAGCAGTGAACGTCAAGGACAGCTTGCGACGCTGTATCGACGAGTTTCGTGACTTTCAGCTTTTGAACGCGGTAGCTGATTCGCTGGCAGTAGTGGCGGCTGGCTGGTGAGCGGTCGTAGAATGTGGCGTCGATCGCGGCGTGTTCGGAGAGATCGTGCAGCTGCGCCGACTGGCGCAGCAGCACTCGACAAACACTCATACTGATCCGGTCGAACGCCTTACACAACGTGGACGGCGCAGGGAGATCGGCCGCGCTAAGGCCGATCTCCCCGGTTATTTGTGGCATCTCTTTGAGCAGGCCGATCGTCATGCGGTACGATGTATCGAGGTAAATTCGCAGACAGTGGAGGGAAACGAGTGCGTAGTCGGCGAATCCGCCGCCGCCTTCCGGGGCGGCGGATTCGCCTCCATCGCCAGTAACTCTTTGAGCAACCGGCACAACCTCCCCGATGAAGCGGGAGATTTGTGTCATAGGCAACCGAATCTTCCCGCTTCAACGCCTTTGATTTAGCGACCTACCCTGCCGCCGTATGGCGATTCAACACAGCCGTTCGATCGCATTTTGGATCACGTTTCGCAGTGCTTGGTCGACGAGGTCGCTCGTGACCGCATGCTGGGCGGCCGGCAGATTGACAGCGAACGTCACTTCGCTCCGCTCGGTCCGGAGCGACGCTACCTGTGACCGTGCGCGATCGGCGACGTCAATCACCGTGTTGTAGTCTTCGCCCTCCTCGAACAGTTTCTGGGACTTGCGGACCTTCTTGCTCAACGCGAGGGTCTCTTCGACGACTTGGTAGATCGCTTCGACCTGTGTCTCCACCTCCGGTTCGTCTGACTGTCGATCGATGAGCTGTGCTGCGAGGAGAGCCTCGTTGAGGTTGTTTCGGAGGTCGTGACGAAGCACGCGCTGTAACACCGAGAGCCGCTGCTCTCGGCGGTACCGCTCCGTGATGTCGCTGGCGACCCCGACGTATCGCGTTGGACTGCCGCCCTCTCTCCCGTAGACCGGCGAAACGGACAACTGGACGGTGTACCGTCGGCCGTCTTTCCGCCGAATGACAAACTCCGACTCCCACGTGTCGCCCGACTGTACCGTGTCCCACATCTCGTCGTGGATCGCCGCCGACTGCTCCGGCCATAACTCTTCCAGCGTCGACCCGACGGCCTCGTCACGGTCGTAGCCGGTCTGTTGCGCGAACGCTGAGTTGGCGTACTCGATGGTACCCTCGTCCGACATCCAGAAGATCGCGTGGCCCGCGTCCTCGACCGCTCGCTCGAACGTCTGCAGCTCCCGCTCCCGGCGCTTTTGTTCCGAGATGTCGCGGCCGATTCCGACCACGCCGCTATCGGTCCCGTCCGGGCGGGTGAACCGACTGGCGCGGAACTCGTACGGAATCCGTTCCCCGTCGGACGTGACCACCGTCGCCTCTAATTTCGTGCGTCCCGCATCCTGCACTTCGTCGAACGCCGCTTTGATCGGTTCGCGATCGCTTTCCGCGATTACATCTGTCACGGCGAGCGAATCGACCACCTCGTCGGCGTGACCGGTCACTTCGGGCAGTCGTTCGTTCCACCGCAGGAACGTTCCGTCCGCTCCGACCACGTAGAATATATCCTCAAGCGTGTCGAGCGCCTGCTCGGTGAGCGCACGCTCCCGCTCAAGCTCTTGCTGCTGACGCTTTCGGTCCGTGATATCGCTGGCGACGCCGATGATCCGTTCGAGTTCGCCGTCCTGATAGATTCCGCTCGATCGGTCCCGAACCCACCTGATGTCACCGTCCGGTCCGACGACGCGGTACGTCTCCTCGTACTCGTCCGGGTGTTCTGACTGTTCTTCCAGCGCCGAAGTCACGCGGTCCCGGTCGTCGCCGTGTATCCCCCGAATAAACGACGCGGGTTCCCGCTTGAGCGACTCGGGAGACCGGCCCCAGACCGACTCGTAGGAGTCGCTGACGAACTCCATCTCGTCTTTGTCCGGGTCGCTGATCCAGATCACGTCCGAGACGTTCTGCCTGATCTGTTCGAGCCGCCTGACGCGACGCTTGTGGTCAGTGATGTCTGTGTACGTCCTGATCACCTCCGTCCCGTCCTCGGTGTCGGCGGCCAGTGCTGACCCGACCAAGAACGTCCGTTGCTCGCCGTCTGCGGTCTCTCGAACGACTTCCTGAGTGTGGGGATCCGAAGTGGCGTCGCCGGCGGCGACGCCCTCTGGAACGATCCGGTCCCCGAGCGTTGCGCCGATGAGCTCGGTCTCATCGTATCCGAAGACCTCAATGAACGCGTTGTTAACCCGTTCAATGACGAGTCCACGGTCGTCGCTCCGGGCCTGAACGAACGGAGAAGGAGCGGCATCGAATGTCGCCGCGAGCCGATCTCGTTCGCGTTTGATCTCCTCCTCGCGTCGCTTACGATCGGAGATATCGCGAAGCGCGCCGACGGTTCCCTCGAGTAGGTCGCCGGCGCGGATGAGCCCGACGTGATTCTCACAGAGAACTGTCGAACCGTCGGCGGCGATTACTTCCATCTCGAAGGTGTTCTTGTCCTCGGCATCGGACTTCAACAGCGACCGTATCACCGACTTTCCGCGTTTGACGTCCTCTTCACCCATGATCGTTGAGACGTGTCGTCCCTCAAGTGCGGCGGGGTCCCAACCGGTAAGCTCGGCGAGTGCCTCGTTGGCGAACTCAAACCGTCCGTCGTCGTCCAGCACATACACCGGATCTCCGAAGGCGTTGACGGCCGTTTCGTACTGTTTGAGCTGTCTGCGGCGTTCGAACTCGCCGGTTACGTCCTCGTAGAGCCACATCGTTGCCTCTCCAGAGTCGTTCATCGGCAGGTAGCTCAGTTCGAACACCCGACCGTCAGGGACTTCCAGTCGCTCGCGGTGCGTCGGCGTCGATTGCTCGGTCAGCGTGGTCATCCGGCTCCCGATCTGACCGGGGCCGTCAAACGACGACTCAATTTCGTCGGCGACCGCTTCGAGACCCTCTCCGGTGACTGCTGAACGGTCCGAAATGTCGAACTGCCGGCAGAAGTGGTCGTTCACGGCATACGCACCGGTTTGCGGTCTCGATAACAACACCCCCACGTCAACGGCACCGAGCGTCGAAAGCACCGCTTCGTTTCGCTTTTGGTTATTGGCGTGCCGATCTGCCACCGAGCGAATCTGCTCTGCCACTACCTTTCGGTCGGTTTCCGTGGCGGTGTTCAGATAAGGTTTGAAAGGTGAGGCGGTGCGTTTTCAAAGTGATCTATGCCCGAAAACGACCGCCTCAGCGGCTGTTTAGACGAGATCAACTTAGAGTTTGTGGAGCGAGAGGCAACACCGAAACTGTTGATGAAGCTCAGTATTCAGCTCCATTTGTCTGGACTGTCGCTTTCGAATACTGTTTCATTTCTTGAGGTATTTGGTGTTGATCGAGTTCGATCCACCGTTCATAACTGGGTACACAAAGCCGATCTACAGCCGGAAGCTGGTCGGAGCCCGAATCACGTTGCGGTTGACGAGACTGTGATTCAGCTCGATGATGAACAATACTGGCTGTACGCTGCTGTCGATCCTCAGTCAAACGATTTGCTACATACAAAGCTTGAGTCAACAAGAACGAACGTGATCGCAGATCAGTTCTTCACGGAACTCCGCGACAAACACGACGTAGATGACGCGATCTTTCTCGTTGATGGTGCGGTTCCACTCCACCGAGCTTGTGACAAACACGGCCTCGATTTCAGATACGAACGACATGGAAATCGAAACAGCGTCGAACGTGTTTTTCGTGAGATAAAACGCAGAACTACCAGTTTCTCAAACTGTTTTAGCAACGCCAAAGCAGAAACAGCAAACGAGTGGCTCAGATCGTTCGCCTTCGCATGGAATCAGCTTATCTGAACACTGCCGTTTCCGTCACGGGCCGCGGGAGACATCGTGCTGCCCCAGCGTTGAGCGCATCCGTGACCGTCTGCCTCTCCCGGTTCGCCGCGAGGACGATCACGGGAAGGTCCGGACGAGCCTCACGGACTCGTCGAAGCATACCAATACCGTCCGTCGCCGGCGGGTCGTGTTCGACGACGAAACACATCGCTCGGGTGTCGGAGGGGAGCAGCGAGTCGTCGGACTCGACTGTGGTGATGTCGATCCCCTCCGCCGCCTGCTCAAGACTGTCAGCACTGCTTCGTCCTCGTCCTCTGTCGGATGCGGCGTAGTGGACGGAGACTGTGTCAACTACTCCCACAATATCGCAACATCAAAATACCAAAGTGAAAAATGTTGCTCTCGTAATATTCCTATTGATATTTTCGATAGGGTAGAGGAAGATCCGTGGAAGACGTTGGTCACATGGGCGCTACAGGTCGCTCCAAGCGCCGAGGAACCGCTGGACCGCGGTGAGGTGCCCGACGACCGCGAACAGCGCGAGCAGGAGGCCGACGACGTTGAGCCCGGCGACGATCGGCTCCGAGTACGCGGCGGCGACGACGCCGCCGACCCCGATGAGCGCGAGTCGGTCCGCGCGCCCGAGGAGGCCGCCGTACTCGCGGCCGATGCCGACCGCCTGGATCTGCGTCCCGAGGTACGAGGTGAGGAGGACGCCCGTGACGGCGGCGAAGCCGAGCGCGTACGCCCCGATCCCGGCCGTGAGGCCTCCGATGACCGCCACGTCGGCGTAGCGGTCGAGGACGTGGTCGAGGAAGTCGCCGCCGTCCGAGGCGATCCCCTGGTGACGCGCGAGCGCCCCGTCGACGAGGTCCAGCCAGCCGTTGAGCAGGACGAGCAGCGCGCCGGCCGCGTAGAAGGCGGCCGACCCGGCGGCGAACGCGGCGGCGGCCCCGACCGCGACGAGGAAGGCGATCACGCTCACCTGATCCGGCGAGAGGCCGAGCCTGTCGGCCGCCGACACCCACGGGCCGAGCAGGCGGTCCGCCACGAAGCGGTACTGGTCGAGGGTCATCTACCGTCTCGACGCTCGCGGCCGGCTCATATATAATCGATGAAGTCCACGGTGCCGGCGCTCGGCTCGCGCTCGCCCTCGACCGCCGCGCGGATCGCGTCGGCGACGGCCTCGGGGTCGCGGTCGGTCGCGTCGACCTCGTAGACGTGCTCCGCGCCGTGTTCGGCGACCGCCTCCGAGAGGATCACGTCGAGCGCCTCGCTCTCCGCGTTCTCCGCGGCGGTCTCGGACGACTCGCCACGGGCCTCAAGTCGGGACTCGATCGTCTCGGGGCGACAGCGCAACACGACCACGCGGTCGACGTCGAACCGGTGCGCGAGGTGCGAGTCGAGGACACCGGACCAGTCGCCGAGGTGTTCGCGGACCGCGTCGAGGTCGGCGACGAGCGTGTCGCGGTCGGCGTCGCGCTCGGTCCACAGGTCGCCGTCCGACTTGATCCGCTCGTTGAGGTGGATCACGTCGTACTCGCCTTCGAGCAGCGCCGTCGCCGTGGTCTTGCCCGTTCCCGGAGTCCCCGTAACGGCGACGCGGTCGGCGCGGCCGCCGCCGCCGTCGGCCGCGGCCTCCCGCGTCTCGGGCTCGCCGCTCACGCCCGGACACCGAGTTCGAGGTCCGCGAGCGTCTCGTTGAGCAGCGCGACCGCCTCGCGCGTCTCCCCGCGGGTGCCCGTCGAGATCCGGACGTGTTCCGGGAGCCCGAACGAGGTACAGTCTCGGATGATCACGCCGCGCTCCTGCGCCGCCTCGGCGACGCGCTCGCCGTCGCCGACCGCGGCGAGGACGAAGTTCCCGGCGGAGTCGACCGTCGGCGCGTCGAGTTCGTCGGCGATGTACCCGCGGGCCCAGCGGGAGGTCTCGACCGTCTTCTCGACGTGCTCGTCGTCGTCGAGCGCGGCCAGCGCCGCCCGGCAGGCCAGTTCGTTCGCCGCGAACGGGGTGTTGACGCGGGCGTACGCCTCGCCCCACGACTCGGGGACGACGCTGTACCCGATCCGGAGCCCGGCGAGCCCGTACGCCTTCGAGAAGGTGCGGAGTACCGCCACGTCGTCGCGCTCGTCGACGAGCGGGATCGCGCTGTCGACGTCGGCGAACTCGCCGTACGCCTCGTCGACGACGACGAGGGTCTCCGGCGCGGTCGCGTCCGCGACCGCCTCGACCTCGTCGAGCGGCATCGTCGAGCCGGAGGGGTTGTGCGGCGAGGTGACGTAGACGATCCGCTCGCCGCCGTAGGCGGACAGCACCGTCTCCGCGTCCTGCGCGAACCCGTCGGCCGGGGAGAGGTCGTACTCCGTCACCCCGCCGTGGTGGTACCGTGAGGACATCGCGTAGTAGGCGAAGCCGGGGCTCGGCACCAGCACCTCGTCGCCCGGTTCGAGGGCCGCGCGCGAGAGGTAGTCGATCGAGCCGTCGGCCCCCGGCGACACCCACACCTGCTCGTCGTCGACGTCCCATAGCTCCGCGATCTTCGCGGTAAGGTCCGTGTGCGAGGACTTCGGGTACTGGTTCACCCGGTCGGCGTGCTCGCGGATCGCCTCGACGGCCGCCGGACTCGGACCGTGCGGGTTCTCGTTCGACGAGAGTTTGATGAGGTCGTCGGGGTCGATCCCGCGCTCGCGGGCGACCTCCTCGACGCCCCGCCCGGGCACGTACGGCGAGTGATCGGAGAGATCACGTGGTTCCATGTACGGAACTCGGGGAGGGTCGGGCTTAAGCGTGGTCTTGCCGACCGCGGTTCACCCGCCCGGACCGCCCCTCGCCAACCGCCGCTCCGCCTCGTCGACGACCGCGGGCCGCCCCGCGAGTTCGACGGTGACGGCGTCGCCCTCGTAGTCGACGCCCTCGACGACGCCGCGGTCGTACGCCCACGAGAGGGCGGCCTGCGCGTCGCCGCCGTTCGGGGCCTCGACGGTCGCCGTCGCGGTCGGGAGCGCGTCCGCGACCGCCGCCGCGAGTTCGTCGAGGCCGGCGTCGTCGCGGGCGCTGACCGGGACCGGCGGGCGGAGCGACGCGACAACCGGCGACTCGTCCGGGTCGAGGTCGGCGACCGCGGCCTCGTACGCCTCGGTCGCCGCCGAGAGGTCGTCCGCCTCGGTCCCGGCTGCCCCCGCTTCGTCCGCCTTCGACAGCACGGGGATCACCGGGCCGTCGGTCGCCTCGATCGCCGACAGCGACGCCCGGAGCTTCCGGCGGAGGTCGGCCGGGTCGTCGCTCGCGTCGACGACGAGCAGCGCGCAGTCGGCGCGCCGGATCGCCTCGATGGTCGTCCGGAAGGAGCGCACCGCCTCGTGGGGCAGGCCGTCGAGGAACCCGACGGTGTCCGTGACGAGCGTCCGCCGCCCGCCGATCGTCGCCCGCCGCGTCGTCGTCGAGAGCGTCTCGAACGGACCGTCGTCCACCGAGAGCGTCGCGGCGAGGTCGGCCGGCTCGCCGTCCGGCTCCGAGTCCGACACCTCGTCCGCGAGCCGACGCGCGAGCGTCGACTTCCCGGCGTTGGCGTAGCCAGCGAGCGCGACGAGGTCGAACCCGGCGTCCCGGCGCTCGGCCCGCCGCGCCGCCCGGTCGTCGGCGATCTCGTCGAGGGCGCGCTCGGCCGACTCGATCCGCTTTTCCACGTCGAGGACGCGGCTGTCGCCCTCCGGCCGGAGGCGCACGTCCTCCCCGCCGTCGCGGGCGATCGACTCCCGGAGCCGGGGGAGCTCGTAGCGCAGCCGCGCCAGCTCCAACTGTCGGTCGGCGGCCCGGGAGTCGGCGGCGTCGGCGAACAGCTCCAACGCGAGCCGCGGGCGGTCGATCACCGCGGTCCCGGTCGGCAGCAGGTTGCCGAGCGAGAACGTCTGCCCCGGCGACAGCGACCCGTCGTAGATCACCGCCTCGGCGTCCGCGTCGGCGACCAGCCGCATCAGGTCCTCGGCCTTCCCGCGGCCGAGGTCGTAGGTCGGATCCTCGCGCCGTCGCTGGGTGACCTCGCCGACAACCGCGTAGCCGGCCGCGGCGGCCAGTTCGCGGATCTCGGTCGTGTCGGGAGGGCCATCGGGGGTCCGCGCGGCGACGACGGCGGGCGTCGCGTCTGTATCAGTCGGTCTGTCGGGGTCGTTCGATGCGTCGCGTTCGTTCGTCGTGGCGTCGTCTCGTGACATTCGGTCGGGCGCTCGCGTCGGCCCGGAGAGGGGAGCGTCTCGCTCCGCGTGCGGTCGGGGGCGATACCGTCATGGACGGGCGACGAACGAACTGGTCTCCATACGTCCGACTCCGGCGGAGACCACATAAGCGTTCACCGGAAGCGAGGTGTGGTAGCGAGCGGCGAGACAGACGAGGGATCGGCGTGACCGACCGCGTCAGGGCACGCGAACGTCGTGTTCGAGGGTGCCGACGCCCTCGATCTCCACCTCGACGGTGTCGCCGTCGGCGAGCGCGCCGACGCCCTCCGGCGTGCCCGTCGCGATGACGTCGCCGGGTTCGAGCGTGAGGTACGTCGTGATCTCCTCGATCAGCGTCGGCACGTCGAAGATCATGTGTTCGCGGTCGCTGGACTGCTTCGTCTCCCCGTTGACGCGGAGCTCGACGCTCGCGTCGGCGGGCACCTCGTCCGGCGTCGCGAGGACGGGACCGAGTGGGGCCGCGCCGTCGAACGCCTTCCCGCGCACCCAGTTCTGCTCTCTGTTCTGATCCTCGCGGTTCGACACGTCGTTCATACAGGTGAACCCGGCGACCACGTCCATCGCGTCGTCGGCGTCGACCGCCTTACACTGCTCGCCGATCACGACCGCGAACTCCGCCTCCCAGTCGATCCGGTCTTTCCCGGCGGGGACGGTGACGGTGTCGCCGTGGCTCGCCACCGCGTTCGGCGGCTTCAAGAAGAGCAGCGGGCGGTCGGGCACGTCGTTGCCCAGTTCCT
This genomic stretch from Halorubrum hochsteinianum harbors:
- a CDS encoding fumarylacetoacetate hydrolase family protein; the protein is MYRARFRDPAGSIRDGEYDPATDTVAFGGDEYALNDPDIDVLAPTDPSKIVCIGRNYADHAEELGNDVPDRPLLFLKPPNAVASHGDTVTVPAGKDRIDWEAEFAVVIGEQCKAVDADDAMDVVAGFTCMNDVSNREDQNREQNWVRGKAFDGAAPLGPVLATPDEVPADASVELRVNGETKQSSDREHMIFDVPTLIEEITTYLTLEPGDVIATGTPEGVGALADGDTVEVEIEGVGTLEHDVRVP
- a CDS encoding GTPase; this translates as MSRDDATTNERDASNDPDRPTDTDATPAVVAARTPDGPPDTTEIRELAAAAGYAVVGEVTQRRREDPTYDLGRGKAEDLMRLVADADAEAVIYDGSLSPGQTFSLGNLLPTGTAVIDRPRLALELFADAADSRAADRQLELARLRYELPRLRESIARDGGEDVRLRPEGDSRVLDVEKRIESAERALDEIADDRAARRAERRDAGFDLVALAGYANAGKSTLARRLADEVSDSEPDGEPADLAATLSVDDGPFETLSTTTRRATIGGRRTLVTDTVGFLDGLPHEAVRSFRTTIEAIRRADCALLVVDASDDPADLRRKLRASLSAIEATDGPVIPVLSKADEAGAAGTEADDLSAATEAYEAAVADLDPDESPVVASLRPPVPVSARDDAGLDELAAAVADALPTATATVEAPNGGDAQAALSWAYDRGVVEGVDYEGDAVTVELAGRPAVVDEAERRLARGGPGG